The sequence TGGAGCATTGTAACGATATACATGGACTAAAGGCGATTTTGTATACTGCTGATTTCCAAACAATGAGATTATAAGATATCTTTACTACATAATAAAACACTGTGCCAAAAATCAAAGCTGAGCAACATAATGAAATACATACACCTCAAGGCGACTGTATACATTGTTAAACTATAAACTATATAATGAGTGCCAATAGAAAATGTCTTTTCAACATATAAACAATCAATGCCAAAACTGAAAGCTGAGCAACATAACGAAATACGTACGCCTCCTGGCGACTTTCTACATTTCTAACCTATAAGGTGAGGCAATTGATAGTCACTACTTAGGTTCAATCTTTACTCCATCTATGACTATGCCACTCTTAGGGTAACTGTCTGTATTTTTCATACAGACTTCAATCTCGCAGCTTTCACCATGTTTTTTTGAAACAAATTCGCCCGCGACGAATTCTGTCCACCCATTTCTCTGAATTATAAAATCCGTCTTCTTAGGTACATCGACTACTTTAGTGAAATCATCTAAACATATAGCCGATTCAGTCGACTTTCCATCAGCTATAAGCGAAAATGTGAATTGTGATGGACATTCGGACATCTTCTGTTTATCAATCCTTAAAACAAACCGCACGCTGTACTCCGTTTCAGGAGTGAGGAGCGCGCAGTCGATCCGTTGCCACACTTGGAAGCATTCAACGCTTTTTAGCTCCGCAGCGTGGTCGAATCTGAAATCAGTAAAacaatattattaattattatgtatatgtataaaagAACCACGAATCGCATGATTTGGTTTGATTGAAATTAAAGGTTATACGAAACTAACCTGGAGCTCTCCTTTGAAACCCATTCCCAATAGCGACTATCCAAACCGAATGTGATGTCTAAAGCTTTAGCAGAAACCATGAGACATATTTTGTCGGTAGATCTATCGATCCAAATCCTCTACGTTTTTCAAAAATACCAAATACTTGTCAAGCCATTTTAGCAGATAGCATTACGGAACAAGAGAAACATAGAAATATTGTTGCCTTATACCTGTGTTCCACCGTCTATAAGAATTGACCAGCAAAGCCTGTAGTAGAGCATTCTCTTTCGAAAATTGGACACTGGGGAGACGGCCCTGGCAAGGATTTCACTGTAATGTACAGGAAGCTTCCGCTCCCAGTACGCTTCTTCACTGTAAAGTGGCCTTCCTATCCGCATTGTTTAACTTTCTTCCCCGAGAACGATCTTACATTCCGCTCAATGTTTTGTTCCTAATTCAGCAAGAACGTGTTTTCGGCAGAGACGAGGAATTCTACTTTATACTCTCCACGGTCCGAAAACATTAGCTTGGCTTCCAAGCAACATTGGTAAATGGCGGGATTTGGCATCTTGCGTGCCGCATAAGAATTGAATAAAGGCTTCCTCAATACTTTCTTTTCACAAGCATCGAATTTAGTGACTTTATGTTGATGGAAGTGCATTCTTTTCTTCTTCGAATACATTTTATCCTTCCGTCTTCCATGGCATGGGAATCCCACCATAATCCAACGTGTTTAAACATACCTCGCTAATCGAATCTAAGTTAAACACGGAATGATTTAAACGTCAAGTTAATAGATTGTATAAACTTTGGGAATCAGGACTCTAACCATAATCGAAGATCAATAGAAGAGTGGGGTGATAAAAAGATTGGTGAGTATGCTCATTCCTTCCTTAGTATATAGTACGTTTTGCGCCTTTAGGTTAAAATATACATCCCTTTTTTCATAAGACTTAATATTCAGAATATTTggtctattaataaaataaaattagcatATCTATCTTTAAAGGAATATAGATAAAATACACAAAAAGATATCAAATTTATTCATTATTCTATTTATAAAAAAtactatattattatattgtaattaatattaaattatattatattatgacattgtaaaaattattaaattattattaaaatatgattatattataatgttttaaaatatctttaatttaatattttttatatttccacAAAAGAAAAAACATTGAAACTAAGACTAcagtattattatattatcatattattatattaacataacattttatttatgtacaacctgagttggcctagtgatGGAGAACTTGTGATCTTGAAGAGGttgcaagttcaaatcccacaagaggGTATTGTATGTACACCTCATCGGACTTGGGCTTGATTGAAAAAaagcataacattttatttatttttctcctctGATGGATTCAATTAAAAATTATTTGTGATTATTTAATTCTAATTGTATCTTCACTTCCACTTCTCAACTACTAGTTTGACTTAGAATGCAATTAGTTAACTTCCTTTAATGGGTTAGataaaattgattgattagttaaactCAAAGATGATGGAAGTTGAGAGGTGGAAATAAAGACAATTTAACACTAAATaactaaaaattatttaattgagtaCATGAcaggagaaaaaaataaaatattcatttttttcctttttactCTTCATGCATTTAAGTTTCACCAAAGTGTTAAATTAAATGCTTCTAATGTTTATAGATAGACATTTTTCATCTATATGTGATTATAATGTCTCTAACATATTGAACAACATATACAAATCGATgaaatgagatttccacaatccatagattATCTGTACAAGCTTCTAGAAGAGATTGTGTGAGAGTTTTTTTTATCaataacattttggatcacactctgcgatccatcatcaggataatgAGAGCACATTAAGCACaaaatgatggatcacggagtgtgattcaaaatgttatTGATAGAAAAACTTGCACACAATCGTTTCTAGAAGCTTCTATAGATAACATATacaaatattttctttttaatattaaataataaaatcaaagTTATAATTAATGAACAAATTAGACAAGTCAATTTTAATTACTTTGTTTAATAAAAATATagttcaattaataaatatatttagataggatattaattttttatttgctATAATGTTACAAGACTATAATCTTTTAGATCTATCTTTCATAACCATTCCTCTCCAATCCACACATCATTCTAATACCTATATATGGTACAACCATAAGCCACTAGACAAAGATACTATTCACTAGAGAAATGGCTTGAAATAGCTATATAGTTTTTTGGCCAAGTAGAAAGTCATCAAGCCTTTCAAAACACAACATACCATCTTCATTTTCTATCTAGAACACCTTCAGATAGTTTCCATATAGTTGTACAACATCTATACATAAGCCAATATAATTGATGTACACCTTCCTCATTCTAGATAGAAAAACCATATCCACATAGTCCTGAGACACCTAATTCAAACATCATAGATATTTACTATAATACTCTATATAATTTGTATGACATTtatacacctcttcatcatatcacTTCCAAATCAACATTCGAatcaccaacaagtttgacatcaatttaATATCAACACCTCTACATCATATCACTTTCAAACCAATATTCGTAccatcaacaagtttgacatcaatgataacataaaatTACATGTGAAACATGGGCAACAAAGGTGCCAATGAGAATCCTATCTTTACAATATTGAATGAGTGATAGTAGTAGAGCGTGAGGGACTAGGGTTTCAGGAAGGACCAAGGATGTAGAGGAATCATCTAAGGATGAATATGACTTTGACCCAAATGATGAGGAGGAATTTTCTCCTTTATGTCATTTGAGTGTCATGTTCTGCGACGTGGTTTTTCACCCTTTCTCCCGTATGTCTATTTTTTCCCGGTTTACtttgcatgatttttctttgaagGTATATGAGAAGGTTCACTAAGCAGCCCTATGCCTTCTTTTAACTGTGTTGGGGGAGACCTTTTGTATTTTTGTTTCCAGTTTATGACTCCTTTCATGGATATTTTCTTGGACCTCTTTTTTCCATTTGGGGCTTGGTTTCATCAATGTTTTGTTAGCTTTGTTGCTTGCCATGTTGGTCTTATAAAATTTAGTATATTAgagaattttaaattaataaaacataATGATATAAAACTATATAATTAATCTAAATATTAATTTATAGAATTAAATTTCTATACTGATTATgcttattatttattttgtattttaataatataaattagaaAAAACATATTAATATAATTTAGTATATTAGACGATTTTAAATTGATATAATTTAATgatataaaattatataattaatctaaatattaacttacaaaattaattttctataataattatgcgtattatttattttgtattttatatagtacaaatattcaaaaaaaaatagaattaattcTTCTCATAATTTATTATAGACTAATAATAAAGTCAACGACCGATTTGTAAAAGTTTTATTTCCAACATTTAAAaataatgaattaaaaaaaatgaacGTAAAGAAAACACAtttggaaaaaaatgttaaaaagttAGCAATAAtccaaaaattaacaaacaatagaAACATGACGTTAAACCAAACAAAATAGAAACAAGATGTGTCCATCACACTTGTACGAGACCGTCGAGTGCATTTATtgtataaaaattcaaaaatattttgatCGTCAAATTTGATGACTTTTTAAGAAAACATTGaatttttcatttgttttaatCGATAGAAAAAAAAGGGTaagaattaataaatgaaaataaaaattaaatatagatatgtgatttttattaaaaaaacaaattctttatattaattgattaaactaattaaaaaataagATTGCATAAACCTAATAATATCCTACTTTTACAGGAACAAATAAATACATCATCTAATTTGCATTTTAGATATTaaatacaaattttaaaattttatatgattttgtaCTATAGTTTGCATGCGCACTATCAAATCTATGTAAACCATTTTAATTAAAAACGCCAAAGGTGATGGACATTAGAATTTATTCTCTTCAAAACAATAGACTGAGGCACCCCGTTTTGAGACACAAGACCGTACACTTTGTTTTTCCCCGCAACAAACAATTTCACTAATA is a genomic window of Cryptomeria japonica chromosome 7, Sugi_1.0, whole genome shotgun sequence containing:
- the LOC131857176 gene encoding F-box protein At2g02240-like; translation: MRIGRPLYSEEAYWERKLPVHYSEILARAVSPVSNFRKRMLYYRLCWSILIDGGTQRIWIDRSTDKICLMVSAKALDITFGLDSRYWEWVSKESSRFDHAAELKSVECFQVWQRIDCALLTPETEYSVRFVLRIDKQKMSECPSQFTFSLIADGKSTESAICLDDFTKVVDVPKKTDFIIQRNGWTEFVAGEFVSKKHGESCEIEVCMKNTDSYPKSGIVIDGVKIEPK